The following are from one region of the Canis lupus baileyi chromosome 25, mCanLup2.hap1, whole genome shotgun sequence genome:
- the RESF1 gene encoding retroelement silencing factor 1 isoform X2: protein MTYLEQLLAVSENFSYSCAEKEILKFSHTWDLSVTGIKSTKEDWLRGTTEEKRMPEAKQEIDNNVLTNSRLSKRSFGADGFETLQNPVKDSKAMFQTYKRMYMEKRSRSLDSSPLKQF from the exons aaaactTCAGCTATTCCTGTGCAGAGAAGGAGATTCTTAAGTTCAGCCATACTTGGGATTTGTCAG ttacaggaataaaaagtacaaaagaagACTGGTTAAGAGGTACAACTGAGGAGAAAAGGATGCCAGAAGCCAAACAAGAAATAG aTAATAATGTTTTGACTAATTCAAGACTCTCGAAGAGAAGCTTCGGTGCAGATGGATTTGAGACACTACAAAATCCAGTAAAAGATTCAAAGGCAATGTTTCAAACCTACAAAAGGATGTATAtggaaaagagaagcagaagccTTGATAGCAGTCCTTTAAAACAATTCTGA
- the RESF1 gene encoding retroelement silencing factor 1 isoform X1, which translates to MNWNVKPENVTLPPQYPKKQSSFLEQALINTLNTTSQSSLNYPGSNQEACMFLGNSNTVSQPLLNIRNYPAPQQIPIPDMHNGTVVASQTSVEGITYANVKGSKQLNHNLQMSSGVTQNIWLNSQMRNSMLSHTGATVSHQTGFGTNTPNLHALQNQFVSSDSYSMQLQMIPPNSARVPVTYQGAPRLNPSLSERQADWAQQYTSSGLTYPDYRSLPKQYNYPSQSFLQDPTHQKQNPMPSTSLQMKNSHPPDSPRTLQSKQTASIQSYQCAVTHTDKRPLPPPSDCRYVSQPFQSTQHVIKQTSLGVSQSQEMHLPEMRRDFPRNFQQHWQSLNENVSTVGNSCNLKINTNVTQPFTEPVRSSIDGVQTLAQNNQERSVDSCDLSSNQILDTNATKEKLVRDIKTLVEIKKKFSELARKIKINKNLLMAAGCIKTTDTPYNELAPNSELSVKQNVQIQSGPQVTLLTPENKPPTIMESAKETSRTHTTMNSNIQDLNWGNCNQVNSTLRNSVYSEKLPMPDQLNDMKVRTSLKSSTVEITQTTLNNTQVSSGNVNVEPNVPTNSETTSVPQSTSFEEYVSKYPNKNTLILSLLTCRDKLQEKLFKNTGETIQGSKPHSFEISSNTQVTGNQTNLKTMETPSPCNINTKVLDNSFCLERKSSSGMSSKSDHHFSMELLATCLSLWKKQPKEPTEEKQYNEAKNRTAVGFSKPVETCDKSPFLVVGNSQNKMVNTSQETSLSTVVQNYESSSATVTKGTELQVAVVSPLILSDVKTLSAKGVTPEAVPETLYPVIKEGSVCSLQNQLAENTNVTAALKANVNEPVADTTTNTKMFSSVQKEDQNESTNSEDTPNSHQGDHIKSEPDPHCSVSEQQASYKSRNSDIVSGDMLHIDNICSLVEGDTSYNSQIAEIFNLPPLKRVEPQKSSLPNHQVISKKEQIDSLTENKDFGFQNGNFSLCVDVSHKITGPAESPQHPESLSLKYVKANSEILEESNVEHVTKKESTANDTCSLSAIPQEGDASCNYTAQDPARSEILNDKASFSYLHDQLSELLKEFPYGIEAVNTKEGSVAQQITNQISKDQTGCDFKDSTEQIQITVLNSEQMKELFPEHDDPLCEVDKLTEHQKEEPIKIEGSPCDPQADTDGKTDDNIMDSEKDDVGCCTLGWLSMVYEGVPQCQYNCINNSASKEDKGENQCSPLKIKSCKEGERTSDRNVSRGCESPLNNNLKIPLTFPDKKNHSPEIEQGKNITEMPKTKHKSLRTEQELSGQFFSKGDKKLDSMQSHKRKGKLQFHEITFHTSNKMTKFSQESLHQKLMAQNSHPLKTKAGFLTNKNKDLHMKNGSLVQSVSSEKRLKGGFGTEVSDKRKLDDGSILDSKVKKKKYDKQEQNKNGDGTFKLCNILSIPNERARVKEKTMSNVKSAASKGNSSKINKVLTPKEYLQRQKHKEAMGSNASKKSCVRNLQCDSQYMKSNKLSTQVGSWEKSNERHNSSVQTCKESLNICASHGKNLKTDSSEESKAYISRDAKGIVGGNQPEKMWIDKTKLDKNSNSEVEFSQMPPQSKDQRKTYLNRVAFRCTEHESICLTKLDSSPRKFNKERPENKPQSLLPVKDTTEKPNMLEFKLCPDGLIKNTNSVDDWKDLQPCPRKEEAPVQVTGIKSTKEDWLRGTTEEKRMPEAKQEIDNNVLTNSRLSKRSFGADGFETLQNPVKDSKAMFQTYKRMYMEKRSRSLDSSPLKQF; encoded by the exons ATGAATTGGAATGTAAAACCAGAGAATGTCACCTTACCACCACAGTATCCTAAAAAGCAGTCATCTTTTTTGGAGCAGGCTTTAATAAATACACTTAATACAACATCTCAAAGTTCTTTAAACTATCCTGGAAGTAACCAAGAAGCATGTATGTTTCTTGGTAATTCAAATACAGTTTCACAGCCACTGCTAAACATCAGAAATTATCCAGCTCCTCAGCAAATCCCTATTCCTGATATGCATAATGGGACAGTTGTGGCCTCACAAACTTCAGTAGAAGGAATCACATATGCAAATGTTAAAGGATCCAAACAACTAAATCACAATTTGCAAATGTCTTCAGGAGTTACACAAAATATATGGTTGAACTCTCAAATGAGGAATTCTATGCTTTCTCATACAGGGGCAACTGTGTCCCATCAAACTGGTTTTGGAACTAATACACCTAATTTACATGCACTACAGAATCAATTTGTATCATCAGATTCCTATTCTATGCAACTACAAATGATCCCTCCTAATTCTGCCAGAGTTCCTGTAACTTATCAAGGAGCCCCAAGACTTAACCCATCTTTATCAGAACGACAGGCTGATTGGGCACAACAGTATACATCCAGTGGACTGACTTACCCAGATTACAGATCACTTCCAAAGCAATACAATTACCCGTCACAAAGCTTTTTGCAAGATCCCACTCATCAGAAACAAAATCCTAtgccatctacatcattgcagaTGAAAAATAGTCACCCTCCAGATTCTCCACGGACTTTACAGTCAAAGCAGACTGCAAGTATACAGTCCTATCAATGTGCAGTTACTCATACTGACAAAAGACCACTTCCTCCGCCTTCTGACTGTAGATATGTAAGCCAGCCTTTTCAAAGTACTCAGCATGTTATTAAACAGACTTCTCTGGGTGTTTCTCAGAGTCAAGAAATGCACTTACCTGAAATGAGGAGAGACTTTCCTAGAAACTTTCAACAGCATTGGCAAAGCCTTAATGAAAATGTCAGCACAGTTGGAAATTCCTGtaacttgaaaataaatactaatgtCACTCAGCCTTTTACTGAACCTGTTAGATCTTCTATAGATGGTGTTCAGACCCTTGCTCAGAATAATCAAGAGAGAAGCGTAGACTCTTGTGATCTATCTTCAAATCAAATACTGGACACAAATGCCACAAAAGAGAAGTTAGTGAGGGATATTAAAACAttagtagaaataaaaaagaagttttccGAACTtgcaaggaaaattaaaattaataaaaatcttttgatgGCAGCAGGTTGTATTAAAACAACTGATACCCCTTACAATGAATTAGCTCCAAATTCTGAATTGTCTGTGAAACAAAATGTCCAAATCCAGTCTGGGCCACAGGTAACCCTACTGACTCCAGAGAATAAGCCACCAACCATAATGGAATCTGCAAAAGAAACAAGTAGAACACACACTACAATGAATTCTAACATTCAAGACCTCAATTGGGGAAATTGTAACCAAGTGAATTCTACTTTACGAAATTCTGTCTATTCAGAAAAGTTACCAATGCCAGACCAGTTAAATGATATGAAAGTTAGGACTTCTTTAAAGTCATCAACTGTTGAGATTACCCAGACAACATTAAATAACACCCAGGTTTCATCAGGAAATGTCAACGTTGAACCAAATGTGCCAACAAATTCTGAAACAACTTCTGTTCCTCAGTCTACATCTTTTGAGGAATATGTTTCAAAATACCCAAATAAAAATACGCTGATTCTCAGTTTACTTACATGTAGAGATAAACTAcaggagaaattatttaaaaatactggtgAAACTATTCAGGGCTCTAAACCACATAGTTTTGAAATTAGTTCAAATACCCAAGTCACTGGTAACCAAACGAATTTGAAAACCATGGAAACTCCAAGTCCTTGTAATATAAATACCAAGGTTTTAGACAACTCTTTTTGCCTTGAGCGGAAATCCTCGAGTGGAATGTCTTCTAAAAGTGACCATCACTTTTCCATGGAATTGCTAGCAACATGTCTTTCTCTGTGGAAAAAGCAACCTAAAGAACCTACAGAAGAAAAACAGTATAATGAGGCAAAAAACAGAACAGCAGTTGGATTTTCAAAGCCTGTGGAAACCTGTGATAAGAGTCCATTTTTAGTTGTAGGAAATTCTCAGAATAAGATGGTAAACACTTCCCAAGAAACATCTTTGTCAACAGTAGTACAGAATTATGAGTCTTCCAGTGCAACTGTTACAAAGGGAACAGAACTTCAGGTTGCTGTAGTGTCACCCTTAATTCTTTCAGATGTCAAAACATTGTCTGCCAAAGGTGTAACACCTGAAGCGGTACCTGAAACACTGTATCCAGTTATTAAAGAAGGCAGTGTTTGTAGCTTACAAAATCAGTTGGCAGAAAATACCAATGTTACTGCTGCGTTGAAAGCTAATGTTAATGAACCAGTAGCAGATACCACAACAAATACAAAGATGTTCTCATCAGTTCAGAAGGAAGATCAAAATGAATCGACTAATTCAGAAGATACACCTAATAGCCATCAAGGAGATCATATCAAATCCGAACCAGATCCCCACTGTTCTGTGAGTGAACAGCAGGCCTCATATAAGTCAAGGAACAGTGATATTGTTAGTGGTGATATGTTACATATTGACAACATTTGTTCTCTTGTTGAAGGTGATACATCTTATAATTCCCAAATAGCAGAGATATTCAACTTGCCTCCTTTGAAAAGGGTTGAGCCACAGAAATCTTCTCTACCCAATCATCAAGTGATTAgtaaaaaagagcaaatagacAGCCTCACTGAAAATAAAGACTTTGGTTTTCAAAATGGTAATTTTTCACTGTGTGTAGATGTTTCACATAAAATAACTGGACCAGCAGAATCACCACAACATCCAGAATCGTTATCTTTGAAGTATGTTAAAGCCAACAGTGAAATTCTAGAGGAAAGCAACGTGGAACATGTCActaaaaaagaaagcacagctAATGATACATGTTCATTGTCTGCTATTCCTCAGGAAGGTGATGCGTCCTGCAATTATACTGCCCAAGATCCTGCAAGAAGTGAGATTCTCAATGATAAGGCATCTTTCTCATACCTACACGATCAGCTGTcagaacttttaaaagaatttccctATGGTATTGAAGCTGTGAACACAAAGGAAGGTTCTGTGGCCCAACAGATAACCAACCAAATCTCAAAAGATCAAACTGGTTGTGACTTCAAGGACTCAACAGAACAAATACAGATTACGGTATTAAACTCTGAGCAAATGAAAGAATTATTTCCTGAACATGACGACCCACTCTGTGAGGTTGACAAGTTGACAGAACATCAGAAAGAAGAGCCTATAAAAATAGAAGGGAGTCCGTGTGACCCACAAGCAGATACAGATGGAAAGACTGATGATAATATAATGGATTCAGAGAAAGATGATGTTGGTTGCTGTACATTGGGGTGGCTGTCTATGGTTTATGAAGGAGTACCCCAGTGTCAATATAATTGCATCAATAACTCAGCTTCAAAAGAAGACAAAGGGGAAAATCAGTGTTCACCTTTGAAGATCAAAAGTtgtaaggaaggagaaagaacttCTGATAGAAATGTCTCTCGTGGATGTGAGAGTCCTCTAAATAACAATCTGAAGATTCCTTTGACTTTTCCAGATAAGAAAAACCATTCTCCTGAAATAGAGCAAGgcaaaaatataactgaaatgcccaaaacaaaacacaaatcaCTGAGGACAGAACAAGAATTATCAGGTCAGTTTTTTTCTAAAGGTGATAAAAAACTAGATTCCATGCAAAgtcacaaaagaaaaggaaaactgcagTTTCATGAGATAACTTTTCACACcagtaataaaatgacaaaattttctCAAGAGAGTCTGCACCAAAAGCTCATGGCACAAAACTCACACCCACTAAAAACAAAGGCAGGCTtcttgacaaataaaaataaagatttacatATGAAAAATGGTTCTTTGGTACAATCAGTATCCTCAGAGAAAAGATTGAAAGGTGGCTTTGGAACAGAAGTTTCGGATAAAAGGAAGTTAGATGATGGGAGCATACTTGATTCAAaagtaaagaagaagaaatatgatAAACAAGAGCAGAATAAAAATGGGGATGGAACatttaaattatgtaatattttgtcAATCCCAAATGAAAGAGCCAGGGTTAAAGAAAAGACTATGTCAAATGTTAAATCCGCAGCCTCTAAGGGTAACTcatctaaaattaataaagttcTAACACCAAAGGAATATTTGCAAAGACAGAAACACAAAGAAGCAATGGGTAGCAACGCATCAAAGAAAAGCTGTGTGAGAAACTTACAGTGTGATTCTCAATACATGAAGTCTAATAAACTTTCCACGCAAGTAGGGAGTTGGGAGAAATCAAATGAGAGACACAATAGCAGTGTACAGACTTGTAAggaatcattaaatatttgtgcAAGCCATGGTAAAAACCTCAAGACTGACTCTTCAGAGGAGTCTAAAGCATACATTTCAAGGGATGCTAAGGGAATAGTTGGTGGAAATCAACCTGAGAAAATGTGGATTGATAAAACCAAGTTAGACAAAAATTCAAACAGTGAAGTGGAATTCAGTCAAATGCCTCCCCAGTCAAAGGATCAAAGGAAAACGTATCTGAACAGAGTTGCATTTAGATGCACTGAGCACGAGAGCATTTGTCTCACAAAATTAGACAGTTCACCAAGGAAGTTTAATAaagagagaccagaaaataaaccTCAGAGTCTCTTACCTGTGAAAGATACCACAGAAAAACCAAACATGCTGGAATTTAAGTTATGTCCAGATGGCCTGATTAAGAATACAAATTCTGTTGATGACTGGAAGGATCTGCAGCCTTGTCCTAGGAAGGAAGAAGCCCCTGTGCAAG ttacaggaataaaaagtacaaaagaagACTGGTTAAGAGGTACAACTGAGGAGAAAAGGATGCCAGAAGCCAAACAAGAAATAG aTAATAATGTTTTGACTAATTCAAGACTCTCGAAGAGAAGCTTCGGTGCAGATGGATTTGAGACACTACAAAATCCAGTAAAAGATTCAAAGGCAATGTTTCAAACCTACAAAAGGATGTATAtggaaaagagaagcagaagccTTGATAGCAGTCCTTTAAAACAATTCTGA